The Arachis ipaensis cultivar K30076 chromosome B07, Araip1.1, whole genome shotgun sequence genome includes a window with the following:
- the LOC107608034 gene encoding uncharacterized protein LOC107608034, giving the protein MEERRKGCLVAAETPPPLLGLLPPLSSPQDSDSLLLLHQFLVPRYHLLSPRFSDPHSISHHLVLLAIISWSKPPMTLPTYPVMILFDLSRGSNPTLIGGSITPRHVSSSDVVPKTIGKDRMLLK; this is encoded by the exons ATGGAGGAGAGAAGAAAGGGGTGCTTGGTCGCCGCTGAAACTCCACCGCCATTGCTAGGGCTTCTTCCACCGCTATCATCTCCTCAAGATTCAGATTCCCTTCTTCTCTTGCATCAATTTCTCGTTCCACGCTATCATCTCCTCTCTCCCCGCTTTTCAGATCCTCATTCAATTTCTCATCATCTCGTTCTTCTCGCCATCATATCGTGGTCAAAGCCACCGATGACTCTTCCAACCTATCCGGTGATGATCCTTTTCGATCTTTCCCGTGGTTCCAATCCGACTCTG ATTGGAGGCTCCATCACCCCTCGCCATGTTAGCTCTTCAGAT GTAGTACCGAAGACTATTGGAAAAGATAGGATGCTGCTCAAGTAA
- the LOC107608365 gene encoding uncharacterized protein LOC107608365, translated as MARPLLLASSMPKTTPFLVLLSIFSIFSVITFLCGTRKMKKFKARALESASSKKNKLVTKINSNLSNRAVSSMAKMLSWRKVQATEEEEEEQEEIFYSSDDHDQHQKDDEAIWKKNILMGERCRPVDFSGKIIYDAHGNLVRDLSRD; from the coding sequence ATGGCAAGGCCTCTTCTTCTTGCCTCTTCTATGCCCAAAACAACACCCTTCCTTGTTCTGCTTTCAATCTTTTCTATATTCTCTGTTATAACTTTTCTATGTGGCACTAGAAAGATGAAGAAGTTCAAGGCAAGAGCATTGGAATCAGCCAGCTCAAAGAAGAACAAGCTTGTTACAAAGATAAATAGCAATCTCAGCAATAGAGCAGTTTCTTCCATGGCCAAGATGCTTTCATGGAGGAAAGTGCAAGCgacggaagaagaagaagaagaacaagaagagatTTTTTACAGTAGTGATGATCATGATCAGCACCAAAAAGATGATGAAGCTATTTGGAAGAAGAACATCTTGATGGGAGAACGGTGTCGTCCCGTCGATTTTTCCGGCAAGATTATCTACGATGCACACGGAAACTTGGTCCGTGATTTGTCTCGCGACTAA